A window of Gloeocapsopsis sp. IPPAS B-1203 contains these coding sequences:
- a CDS encoding acetate kinase gives MKILVLNAGSSSQKNCLYELSDTLPNSPLHPLWEAKVDWSRHHGVAAIKINAQGAVLETELETNSRPDVISYLLDTLVSGKTQAIENLAEIDIAGHRVVHGGQDYREATLITPEVKDTILLLSDFAPLHNPANLEGIEAIEQLLPSLPQVAVFDTAFHSRIPLSAALYPGPYEWFEQGIRRYGFHGISHQYCAHRAATLLNCELHSLRLVICHLGNGCSLSAIRGGVSIDTTMGFTPLEGLMMGSRCGSIDPGILIYLLRDRELDADKLDEILNYASGLKGISGISQDMRQIQSAIASSNFRAQLAFDMYVHSLRKHIGAMLATLGGLDALVFTGGVGENQAQVRALACESFAFLGLQLDLDKNADSPGDTDIATADSQVRVLIINTQEDWAIATECWKLAQNQ, from the coding sequence ATGAAAATCCTTGTACTGAACGCAGGATCTAGTAGCCAAAAAAATTGCTTGTATGAACTCAGTGACACTTTACCCAATTCACCTCTACATCCTCTGTGGGAAGCTAAAGTAGACTGGAGTCGGCATCATGGAGTAGCTGCAATCAAAATTAATGCTCAAGGTGCAGTTTTAGAAACCGAACTCGAAACCAACTCGCGCCCTGATGTTATTTCTTACTTATTAGATACTTTGGTGAGCGGTAAAACACAGGCAATTGAAAATCTTGCTGAGATTGATATTGCAGGTCATCGTGTCGTACATGGCGGTCAAGATTACCGCGAAGCAACGTTGATTACTCCAGAAGTTAAAGATACCATTTTACTGTTATCTGATTTTGCTCCCTTACACAATCCAGCAAATCTTGAGGGCATTGAAGCGATTGAACAACTGCTACCATCTCTACCACAAGTTGCAGTGTTTGATACTGCTTTTCATAGTCGAATACCACTAAGCGCAGCACTTTATCCAGGACCTTACGAATGGTTTGAGCAAGGGATTCGTCGCTATGGTTTCCACGGTATTAGTCACCAGTATTGTGCGCATCGGGCTGCAACGCTGTTAAATTGCGAATTACACTCTTTACGTCTTGTTATTTGTCATTTGGGCAATGGCTGTTCTTTATCAGCAATTCGTGGTGGAGTGAGTATTGACACAACAATGGGCTTTACTCCGCTAGAAGGGTTAATGATGGGGAGTCGCTGTGGTTCGATTGATCCAGGAATTTTGATTTACCTGCTGCGCGATCGCGAACTTGATGCAGATAAATTAGATGAAATTTTAAATTACGCTTCTGGTTTAAAAGGAATTTCTGGTATATCTCAAGATATGCGCCAAATTCAAAGTGCGATCGCATCAAGTAACTTTCGCGCCCAACTCGCGTTTGATATGTATGTGCATTCATTACGCAAACACATTGGTGCAATGCTAGCAACTCTGGGGGGTTTGGATGCATTAGTCTTTACGGGGGGTGTCGGTGAAAATCAAGCCCAAGTTCGTGCTTTAGCGTGTGAATCGTTTGCTTTTCTCGGTTTACAGCTCGATTTAGACAAAAATGCTGATTCTCCAGGCGATACCGATATTGCTACTGCCGATTCTCAAGTGCGTGTTTTAATTATCAATACTCAAGAAGATTGGGCGATCGCCACCGAATGCTGGAAATTAGCTCAAAATCAATAA
- a CDS encoding CHASE3 domain-containing protein, which yields MLRSVPKRLTAGFFVVLAFALGNAAISYRSTQKLIANEQAIAHSHQVLAELETTLSKLRDAETGQRGYLLTGDTQYLAPYVLARTQTRAQIAKLKQLTADNSQQEIALLEQKIAAKLAELERTIDLEQKNDFDAARNMVLSGQGRQLMNDIRQIIGEIEKNERLRLQQRARQSDIGFRDETVTSSIATLLNIGLLMLLYYLIHRYTKQRQQAEDSLREANQTLETLIQSSPLGIVALTPSGNVSLWNPAAERIIGWNNREIINQYLPLLDNQQLRQRILQGEAIHDIELSCYKKDGQAIAISLSTAPLRDATDQINGIMAVIADISDRYAAEQTIREQAALLDIATDAIFVQDLDNRISFWNKGAERLYGWLTQEALGRNVYELLHAQPVVEISVSQENLIAYGEWQGELWQIDKNGKQIIVASRWTLVRDVQGNPKSILVVNTEITEKKKLEAQLLRVQRMESIGTLAGGIAHDLNNVLTPILMSVQLLQMKFSDSQSQNLLNSLESNVKRGAALVKQVLSFARGFEGDRVTLQVRHLISEITHLIQETFPKSIELFTDISPNLWAIFGDATQLHQVLMNLVVNARDAMPNGGILSIQATNVLIDEQYAQMNLEATVGSYVAITVTDTGVGIPPEIIERIFEPFFTTKEVGKGTGLGLATAIGIVKNHGGFVNVYSEVSNGTQFTVYLPATEGTETQTTQEGEILSGNGELILVVDDETGIREVTKLSLETYNYRVLTASNGVEALAIYADRQDEISAVLLDMMMPSMDGAITIMTLQKMNPLVKIIAISGLSSNEKIAATTGSGVQAFLPKPCTAKELIETLHSAIE from the coding sequence ATGCTACGATCTGTTCCCAAAAGACTGACAGCAGGATTTTTCGTTGTCTTAGCATTTGCATTAGGCAATGCAGCAATTTCTTATCGCAGTACACAAAAACTGATTGCTAACGAACAAGCGATCGCCCACAGTCATCAAGTTTTAGCAGAACTAGAAACAACACTTTCAAAACTTAGAGATGCAGAAACAGGACAACGAGGCTACTTACTTACAGGAGACACTCAATATTTAGCACCCTATGTGTTGGCAAGAACTCAAACACGGGCACAAATTGCTAAACTCAAGCAATTAACAGCAGATAACTCTCAACAAGAAATTGCGCTGCTAGAACAAAAAATAGCTGCCAAACTTGCAGAACTAGAACGCACAATTGACTTAGAGCAAAAGAATGACTTTGATGCCGCAAGAAACATGGTGCTATCTGGTCAAGGAAGGCAGTTAATGAACGATATTCGCCAAATTATCGGCGAAATAGAAAAAAACGAGCGTTTAAGGTTACAACAACGCGCTCGACAATCAGACATCGGCTTTCGTGATGAGACAGTAACATCCTCAATTGCTACCTTACTGAACATCGGGCTGCTGATGCTGTTGTATTACTTGATTCATCGCTACACCAAACAACGCCAACAAGCAGAAGATTCGCTGCGAGAAGCTAACCAAACGTTAGAAACACTGATTCAATCATCACCACTCGGAATTGTGGCACTGACACCAAGTGGCAACGTGAGTTTATGGAATCCTGCGGCTGAAAGAATTATTGGCTGGAACAATCGCGAGATTATTAACCAGTACTTGCCACTTCTCGACAATCAACAACTTCGCCAGCGCATATTACAAGGTGAGGCAATTCATGATATTGAACTAAGCTGTTATAAAAAAGATGGTCAAGCGATCGCGATTTCGCTTTCTACTGCACCACTGCGCGATGCTACCGATCAGATTAATGGCATTATGGCAGTCATTGCCGATATTAGCGATCGCTATGCCGCAGAACAAACAATTCGCGAACAAGCAGCATTACTCGATATTGCTACCGATGCAATTTTTGTACAAGATTTAGACAACCGAATTTCATTCTGGAATAAAGGTGCAGAACGTTTGTATGGTTGGCTAACTCAAGAAGCTTTGGGGAGAAATGTTTATGAACTTTTGCACGCACAACCAGTAGTAGAAATTTCAGTTTCGCAAGAAAACTTGATCGCTTATGGTGAGTGGCAAGGTGAGTTGTGGCAAATAGATAAAAATGGCAAACAAATTATTGTAGCAAGCCGTTGGACATTAGTCCGCGATGTACAAGGAAACCCTAAATCAATTTTAGTTGTTAATACAGAAATCACTGAGAAAAAAAAGCTAGAGGCACAACTTTTACGCGTGCAACGAATGGAAAGTATTGGAACCTTAGCAGGTGGAATCGCCCACGATCTCAACAATGTCTTGACACCGATTTTAATGTCAGTACAACTTTTGCAAATGAAATTCAGCGATTCTCAAAGCCAAAACTTGCTCAATTCGTTAGAAAGTAATGTCAAACGAGGCGCAGCGTTAGTCAAACAAGTGCTATCTTTTGCGCGTGGTTTTGAAGGCGATCGCGTTACCTTACAAGTCAGACACTTAATATCAGAAATTACTCATCTTATTCAAGAAACTTTTCCTAAATCAATTGAACTCTTTACAGATATCTCTCCTAATTTATGGGCAATTTTTGGTGATGCTACGCAGCTTCATCAAGTGTTGATGAACTTAGTCGTTAATGCCCGCGATGCAATGCCTAATGGAGGTATTTTAAGTATTCAAGCAACAAATGTTCTTATTGATGAACAGTACGCCCAGATGAATCTGGAAGCAACAGTTGGGTCGTATGTCGCAATTACAGTTACTGATACTGGCGTTGGCATTCCACCAGAAATTATAGAGCGGATCTTTGAACCATTTTTTACAACTAAAGAAGTCGGTAAAGGTACTGGATTAGGTCTTGCCACAGCGATTGGAATTGTCAAAAATCATGGTGGTTTTGTCAATGTTTACAGTGAAGTAAGTAATGGCACACAATTTACTGTGTACCTACCAGCAACAGAAGGAACCGAAACACAAACAACTCAGGAAGGAGAAATTCTTTCAGGCAATGGTGAATTAATTTTGGTTGTGGATGACGAAACAGGAATTCGGGAAGTTACCAAACTCTCTTTAGAAACATACAATTATCGTGTTTTAACTGCTAGCAATGGAGTTGAAGCGTTAGCAATATATGCTGATCGCCAAGATGAGATTTCTGCTGTTTTACTTGACATGATGATGCCTTCTATGGATGGCGCGATTACAATTATGACATTGCAGAAGATGAATCCTTTAGTAAAAATTATTGCTATTAGTGGACTTAGTTCAAATGAAAAAATTGCGGCAACAACAGGCTCAGGTGTACAAGCTTTCTTACCAAAACCTTGTACAGCAAAAGAGTTAATAGAAACTCTCCATAGTGCAATAGAGTAG
- a CDS encoding response regulator — translation MKILIVEDDEFITEALRLVLTQQHYAVETAHDGEAAWELVQVFAYDLILLDVKLPKLDGISLCRRLRSRGYQMPILLITGQDSSHDRVVGLDAGADDYLVKPFDRDELVARVRALLRRGDLISAPVLEWGKLRLDPSSCEVTYDQQLIHLTPKEYALLELFLRNSRRVYSCSAILEHLWSFDKTPGEEAVRTQIKGLRQKLKAVGANDLIETVYGIGYRLKPLEAASISSVSEIGKQTQQQTLFAIAGVWHQFKERVSQQVTLIERAIIALLQEKLTDELRATAEYEAHTLAGSLGTFGVGEGSRIAKKIERIFQGNQPIEHETAGHLCQLVTALRQEIQRPETEVVKTHREETSALVLIIDSDRLLTEELAVAAHQQGIRVAVANSIITAREAIYRENPQVVLIDIAISSTIEDSLQLITKFHAQTPSVPVLVYTARDSFGDRLAVAKYGGRYFFQKSTPPAQVIAKVSQILQSSDRTVAKVMVVDDDPQILATVRSLLEPWGMKVTTLADPRHFWETLASALPDLLILDIKMPHISGIELCQVVRNDPLWGSLPIVFLTAYNDTDAVNQVFGAGADDFVSKPIVGPELVTRIVNRWERIKLLRNLAEIDPLTGVSNRQKAIQEFETFLKPGKADNQYLSLAMIRLDSLQQINLMHGYAKGDALLRRVGQLLQQFFHDEAIICRWAGAEFLVGMYGTSHSDGKARLSVVQEMLYQEFIADGTEFQLNFSIGFARYPENGTDLQSLYSAAMTALTPMQIAATYA, via the coding sequence ATGAAAATATTGATAGTAGAGGATGACGAATTTATTACTGAAGCACTGCGCTTAGTTTTGACGCAGCAACATTATGCAGTAGAAACAGCGCACGATGGTGAAGCAGCTTGGGAGTTAGTACAAGTGTTTGCTTACGATTTGATTTTGCTTGATGTCAAGTTACCAAAATTAGATGGTATTAGTCTCTGTCGTCGCTTACGATCGCGTGGCTATCAAATGCCGATATTGTTAATTACAGGACAAGATAGCAGTCACGATCGCGTCGTTGGTTTAGATGCAGGTGCAGACGATTATTTAGTCAAACCATTTGATCGCGATGAATTGGTGGCGCGAGTCCGTGCTTTGTTGCGTCGTGGCGATCTCATTTCAGCACCAGTACTAGAGTGGGGTAAACTGCGTCTCGATCCGAGTAGTTGTGAAGTGACATACGATCAACAACTGATTCATTTAACGCCCAAAGAGTACGCGCTTTTAGAGCTTTTTCTGCGCAATAGTCGTCGTGTATATAGCTGTAGTGCAATTTTAGAGCACCTATGGTCTTTTGATAAAACTCCTGGCGAAGAAGCAGTAAGAACCCAAATAAAAGGCTTACGACAGAAATTAAAAGCTGTAGGTGCAAATGACTTGATTGAAACAGTCTACGGCATTGGCTACCGCTTAAAACCACTTGAAGCCGCGTCAATATCATCGGTATCGGAAATTGGCAAGCAAACGCAACAACAAACTTTGTTTGCGATCGCAGGAGTGTGGCATCAATTTAAAGAGCGCGTTAGTCAGCAGGTAACATTAATAGAACGAGCAATTATTGCTCTACTACAAGAAAAACTCACCGATGAACTACGGGCAACAGCAGAATACGAGGCGCATACATTAGCAGGTTCTTTGGGAACATTTGGCGTGGGTGAAGGTTCGCGTATTGCCAAAAAAATTGAACGCATATTTCAAGGAAATCAGCCGATCGAACACGAAACAGCAGGACACTTATGTCAACTAGTAACAGCTTTACGACAAGAAATACAGCGTCCTGAAACCGAAGTTGTGAAAACACATCGAGAAGAGACATCGGCCTTAGTGTTAATTATTGACAGCGATCGCTTGCTGACAGAAGAATTAGCGGTCGCCGCACACCAACAAGGAATCCGTGTAGCAGTTGCCAACAGTATCATCACTGCGCGCGAAGCAATTTATCGCGAAAATCCTCAAGTTGTGTTAATTGATATTGCAATTTCCTCGACAATCGAAGACAGTTTGCAACTAATAACTAAATTCCACGCTCAAACTCCATCAGTTCCTGTTTTAGTTTATACAGCACGCGATAGTTTTGGCGATCGCCTAGCAGTCGCCAAGTATGGAGGACGCTATTTTTTCCAAAAGTCAACTCCACCTGCACAAGTGATTGCTAAAGTCTCTCAGATATTACAAAGCAGCGATCGTACTGTTGCCAAGGTTATGGTAGTTGATGACGATCCACAAATTCTGGCTACTGTCCGTAGCTTGCTCGAACCTTGGGGCATGAAAGTAACAACTTTAGCCGATCCGCGTCACTTTTGGGAAACCCTAGCAAGTGCCCTTCCAGACTTACTGATTTTAGATATCAAAATGCCCCACATTAGTGGAATTGAACTTTGCCAAGTTGTACGCAACGATCCACTTTGGGGTAGCTTACCAATTGTATTTCTGACAGCATACAACGACACTGATGCTGTTAATCAAGTGTTTGGTGCAGGTGCAGATGATTTTGTCAGTAAGCCAATTGTTGGTCCAGAATTAGTGACTCGAATTGTCAATCGTTGGGAACGAATTAAACTGTTGCGTAATCTTGCAGAAATTGATCCACTCACAGGAGTATCCAATCGCCAAAAAGCAATTCAAGAATTTGAGACATTCCTCAAGCCAGGTAAAGCAGACAATCAATACCTTTCTTTGGCAATGATTCGCCTAGATTCCTTACAGCAAATCAATCTTATGCATGGTTATGCTAAAGGAGATGCACTCTTACGTCGTGTTGGACAACTTCTGCAACAATTCTTTCATGACGAAGCAATTATCTGCCGTTGGGCAGGAGCAGAATTTCTAGTAGGAATGTATGGTACAAGTCATAGCGATGGAAAAGCAAGATTGAGTGTAGTACAAGAAATGCTGTATCAAGAATTTATCGCTGATGGCACTGAATTTCAACTGAATTTCAGTATCGGCTTCGCACGTTATCCTGAAAATGGTACTGATTTACAATCACTTTACTCAGCAGCAATGACCGCACTTACACCGATGCAAATTGCTGCAACTTATGCTTAA
- a CDS encoding 2-oxoisovalerate dehydrogenase E1 subunit beta, protein MTEIVFLVEDDPDGGYTARAWGESIFTQADNLKILREMVRDAVHCHFPDEQSRPKIIRLHIVRDEVIAS, encoded by the coding sequence ATGACTGAAATTGTGTTTTTGGTTGAAGATGATCCCGATGGTGGTTATACTGCTAGGGCATGGGGTGAGTCGATATTCACTCAGGCAGATAACTTGAAAATTCTGCGGGAGATGGTACGCGATGCAGTTCATTGCCATTTTCCTGATGAGCAAAGCCGTCCTAAAATTATCCGGTTACACATTGTCCGAGATGAAGTTATTGCCTCATGA
- the bchM gene encoding magnesium protoporphyrin IX methyltransferase, producing MNAADDKTIVKDYFNSTGFDRWRRIYCGGEVNKVQLDIRNGHQQTVETVLNWLQDDNLAGMSICDAGCGVGSLSIPLAQAGARVYASDISEKMIGEAKRAVAELADTNNLTFAVQDLEHLSGKYHTVVCLDVLIHYPQEQAAEMISHLCSLAESRLILSFAPKTPALSLLKKIGSFFPGPSKATRAYLHKEADVVKILNSQGLTIQRQAMTRTRFYFSRILEAVRT from the coding sequence ATGAACGCAGCAGACGATAAAACAATAGTCAAAGATTACTTCAACTCTACAGGGTTTGATCGCTGGCGACGAATTTATTGCGGTGGTGAAGTCAATAAAGTACAACTTGATATCCGTAATGGACATCAACAAACCGTCGAAACAGTTCTCAACTGGCTACAAGACGATAATTTAGCCGGAATGTCAATTTGTGATGCAGGTTGTGGTGTCGGGAGTTTGAGTATTCCTTTAGCGCAAGCTGGTGCCAGAGTTTACGCAAGTGACATTTCAGAAAAGATGATAGGCGAAGCTAAACGCGCTGTAGCAGAATTAGCTGATACAAATAATCTTACCTTTGCTGTACAAGACCTGGAACACCTTAGTGGTAAATACCATACAGTAGTTTGTTTAGATGTGCTAATTCACTATCCGCAAGAGCAAGCCGCAGAGATGATTTCGCATTTGTGTTCATTAGCCGAATCGCGCTTGATTCTCAGCTTTGCCCCTAAGACTCCTGCTTTAAGTTTGCTAAAAAAGATTGGTAGTTTCTTTCCAGGACCTAGTAAAGCTACTCGTGCTTATCTACACAAAGAAGCTGATGTTGTCAAAATTCTCAATAGCCAAGGGTTGACAATTCAACGCCAAGCAATGACACGCACTCGCTTTTACTTTTCTCGGATTCTAGAAGCTGTTCGTACTTGA
- the nagA gene encoding N-acetylglucosamine-6-phosphate deacetylase, whose product MAGTKKIALNIINARLPGYSNLQQICIDRGRITQILPMSEIIPAQVLDVAGDWISLGGVDLQINGALGLAFPEIEAGDFPKLEAICKFLWRQGIDGFLPTLVTTSVENFQRSLAIIAEFMQRHEPQQAKILGVHLEGPFLNYHKRGAHPAEYLLPLTLENIQRVIGDYTSIVKVITLAPELDTTGEAIAYLHSLDITISLSHSQATADEAQRAFDRGATMVTHAFNAMPGLHHREPGLLGAAIVHPGVWCGLIADGQHVCPTMLKILLQASGYEQKIFLVSDALAPLGLPNGTYPWDIRQITVTNGTAKLVDGTLAGTTLPLLVGVQNLVHWGICDVESAIALATTAPRKAIHLPEFIDSNVAQLLRWRFDDTTRELTWHRLESMGVWESRSVAV is encoded by the coding sequence ATGGCAGGTACAAAAAAGATCGCCTTGAATATTATCAATGCAAGGCTACCAGGTTATTCAAACTTGCAACAAATATGCATCGATCGCGGTAGGATAACTCAGATCTTACCGATGAGTGAAATAATCCCAGCACAGGTTTTAGACGTTGCTGGAGATTGGATTTCTTTAGGAGGCGTTGATTTACAGATCAATGGTGCGTTGGGGCTTGCTTTTCCCGAAATTGAAGCAGGGGATTTTCCCAAACTAGAAGCAATCTGCAAGTTCTTGTGGCGACAAGGAATTGATGGTTTTCTACCAACTTTAGTGACAACTTCTGTCGAGAATTTTCAGCGATCGCTTGCTATTATTGCCGAATTTATGCAAAGGCATGAACCACAACAAGCCAAAATTCTGGGAGTGCATTTAGAAGGACCATTTTTGAATTACCATAAGCGCGGTGCGCATCCAGCAGAATATTTACTACCGCTGACTCTTGAAAACATCCAGCGCGTCATTGGTGACTATACATCAATCGTTAAAGTTATCACTTTAGCGCCCGAATTAGATACCACTGGTGAAGCGATCGCTTATTTACATTCACTTGATATCACAATTAGCCTTAGTCACTCGCAAGCAACTGCAGATGAAGCCCAACGTGCATTTGACAGGGGCGCAACAATGGTAACTCATGCATTTAACGCGATGCCAGGACTTCATCATCGCGAACCAGGATTGTTAGGTGCGGCGATCGTCCATCCTGGTGTTTGGTGTGGTTTAATTGCTGATGGACAGCACGTTTGTCCTACAATGCTCAAAATTTTGCTTCAAGCAAGCGGTTACGAACAAAAAATCTTTCTAGTCAGCGATGCCTTAGCACCTTTAGGGCTACCCAATGGCACATACCCTTGGGATATACGCCAAATTACGGTTACTAATGGTACAGCAAAATTAGTTGACGGTACACTAGCAGGAACAACACTACCCTTACTTGTAGGAGTTCAAAATTTAGTACATTGGGGTATTTGTGATGTTGAAAGTGCGATCGCGCTTGCTACAACAGCACCCCGTAAAGCAATTCACCTGCCAGAATTCATTGATAGTAATGTAGCCCAACTATTACGCTGGCGATTTGATGATACAACAAGAGAACTGACTTGGCACAGATTAGAGAGTATGGGTGTGTGGGAGAGTAGGAGTGTGGCAGTGTAA
- the purE gene encoding 5-(carboxyamino)imidazole ribonucleotide mutase, with product MTQPLIGIIMGSDSDLPTMKEAIAVCTEFDVDCEVAIVSAHRTPERMVEYAKSAHQRGIKVIIAGAGGAAHLPGMVAALTPLPVIGVPVPSRHLQGVDSLYSIVQMPAGIPVATVAIGNAKNAGLLAVQILATYNSELLQQVQAYRAALKATVIEKQAQLDELGYQKYLSNL from the coding sequence ATGACTCAACCGCTCATTGGTATTATTATGGGCAGCGATTCCGATTTGCCCACCATGAAAGAAGCGATCGCAGTTTGTACCGAATTTGACGTCGATTGTGAGGTGGCGATCGTCTCAGCACATCGTACGCCTGAGCGCATGGTAGAATATGCCAAATCTGCCCATCAGCGAGGTATTAAAGTCATCATTGCTGGCGCGGGTGGGGCGGCGCATTTACCAGGAATGGTTGCTGCTTTAACTCCTTTACCTGTAATCGGAGTTCCCGTACCTAGCCGTCATTTACAAGGAGTTGATTCGCTCTATTCGATTGTGCAGATGCCTGCAGGTATTCCTGTTGCTACAGTTGCGATCGGCAATGCAAAGAATGCTGGGTTACTAGCAGTGCAAATTCTTGCAACCTACAATTCTGAGTTACTCCAACAAGTGCAAGCATATCGTGCTGCTTTGAAAGCAACTGTAATAGAAAAACAAGCTCAGCTTGATGAATTAGGCTATCAAAAATACTTATCTAATTTGTAA
- a CDS encoding ammonium transporter — translation MKLKLKHKKKWRNDRKRPHASRYASSSERTSTFFTQLQKAIKRLSPTWRACIPLSIFIVLAWGYAAVAQDAPTASPDRTTQDLLDLRVGLDTLWVCVAAFLVFFMNAGFGMLETGFCRQKNAVNILAKNLIVFALSTVAFWAIGFALMFGDGNAFFGTNGWFLTGADNSPSTGDAYQGVFSALNWTGVPLGAKFLFQLVFAGTAATIVSGAVAERIKFIDFLIFSLLLVGIAYPITGHWIWGGGWLADAGFWDFAGSTVVHSVGGWAALMGAAILGPRLGKYQDGVSVAMPGHNMSIAMLGCLILWLGWFGFNPGSTMAVSPSIAHIALTTNIAASTGGIAATIVAWVYLGKPDLSMIINGILAGLVGITAACAFVSLPWAAVIGFIAGVIVVFSVTWFDKIHIDDPVGATSVHLVCGIWGTLAVGLFAEGPGGALNIYEEGAGPIRGLLLGGGFGGLLPQIIGVLSVGGFTVLITTIFWYILKATLGIRVTPQEEVEGLDIAEHGMEAYSGFLKEADASGMADPSIYGGTRRPGDVSSTY, via the coding sequence ATGAAGCTAAAACTAAAGCACAAAAAGAAATGGAGAAATGATAGAAAGCGACCGCATGCAAGCCGGTACGCTAGCTCCTCTGAGAGGACAAGCACATTTTTTACGCAGTTGCAGAAGGCAATCAAGCGGCTGTCTCCTACTTGGCGAGCCTGCATTCCGCTGTCAATTTTTATTGTATTAGCCTGGGGTTATGCTGCTGTTGCCCAAGATGCTCCTACAGCTAGTCCTGATCGCACAACACAAGACTTACTAGATCTCAGAGTAGGCTTAGACACTTTGTGGGTGTGTGTTGCGGCTTTTTTGGTATTCTTTATGAACGCTGGTTTTGGCATGCTAGAAACTGGCTTCTGTCGTCAAAAAAACGCGGTCAATATTCTCGCCAAAAACTTGATTGTCTTTGCGTTATCTACAGTTGCTTTCTGGGCGATCGGCTTTGCCCTGATGTTCGGTGATGGCAACGCTTTCTTTGGCACCAATGGCTGGTTTTTGACAGGCGCAGACAATAGCCCATCAACAGGAGATGCCTATCAAGGTGTTTTTAGTGCTTTAAACTGGACAGGCGTTCCTTTGGGAGCAAAGTTTTTGTTTCAGTTGGTATTCGCTGGAACTGCTGCGACGATTGTTTCTGGAGCCGTTGCTGAGCGTATTAAGTTTATTGACTTTTTGATTTTTAGTCTTTTACTAGTAGGAATTGCTTATCCAATTACAGGTCACTGGATTTGGGGCGGCGGTTGGTTGGCTGATGCTGGCTTTTGGGACTTTGCAGGTTCAACCGTCGTTCACTCAGTTGGTGGTTGGGCAGCGTTAATGGGAGCAGCAATCTTAGGTCCTCGCTTGGGTAAATACCAAGATGGTGTTTCAGTTGCCATGCCAGGACACAACATGAGTATTGCCATGTTGGGTTGTCTTATTTTGTGGTTAGGTTGGTTTGGGTTTAATCCTGGTTCTACGATGGCCGTTAGTCCTAGCATTGCTCATATTGCTCTAACAACCAATATTGCAGCTTCAACAGGCGGTATTGCAGCGACAATCGTTGCTTGGGTATACCTTGGTAAACCTGACTTATCAATGATTATTAATGGTATCTTGGCAGGTTTGGTAGGAATCACTGCAGCTTGTGCATTTGTGAGCTTGCCTTGGGCAGCTGTGATTGGGTTCATTGCTGGGGTTATTGTTGTTTTCTCCGTTACTTGGTTCGACAAAATCCACATTGACGATCCTGTGGGTGCTACCTCGGTTCACCTTGTTTGCGGTATTTGGGGAACTCTTGCAGTTGGTCTATTTGCCGAAGGTCCTGGGGGCGCTTTGAACATCTATGAAGAAGGTGCAGGTCCCATCCGTGGCTTGTTACTTGGTGGCGGGTTTGGAGGTTTATTACCACAAATCATTGGCGTTCTCTCAGTTGGTGGTTTTACTGTTTTAATTACAACTATCTTTTGGTACATCCTAAAAGCGACTTTAGGTATCCGAGTTACACCTCAAGAAGAAGTTGAAGGTTTGGATATTGCTGAACATGGCATGGAAGCCTATAGTGGATTCCTCAAAGAAGCAGACGCAAGTGGGATGGCTGACCCTAGTATTTACGGTGGAACACGACGTCCAGGCGATGTTTCTAGTACTTACTAA